The region GCCACGGAAATGATTAGAGTGAGTGATAACACAGCAACTAATTTACTAATAAAACGAATAGGTGGAATCAATATAGTTAATCAAAAATTCAAAGAAATTGGATTAAACAACACACAAATAAATAACTATCTTCCTGATCTAGATGGAACAAATCTAACGTCAACTAAGGATCTATCTTTAGCCATGTCACTTGTAGATAATGGATCTCTACTTAATGTTAGTTCTAGGGATATTTTCAGAGACATAATGAGCAAATCAAAAACAAATACATTAATACCCTCGGGAATTTTAAGAGGTCTTGGTAAAGAATCTAAAGATACAGACTATCGCCTTTCATTAAAAGGTTATTTAGTTCACAACAAAACTGGTGATATTGGAATCTCATACTCAGATACTGCTTTAATTCAAACTCCCCATAACTCAAAGGCATTTGCAAGTTTTATAGTGAAAGGTCCATTTAACGATCCAAGATCACCTGAGTTGATAAGAAATTTATCGGCAGAATTGGTTCCTTTTCTAGTACCAGATCAAAAATCAAGTAAACAAAATTAGATTTTTTTCTGGTTTAAATAAACTTTTGCTTTTCATTATCATTTTTTTTTGACCTTAATCAATTTAAAGTGGCCTGCTTATGAAACAATCTAGTTAC is a window of Prochlorococcus marinus str. MIT 0917 DNA encoding:
- a CDS encoding serine hydrolase — its product is MKSYLKVITNIFLSSIGLSVLIGSLLRIVGPINQHHTINRKINISAKSRRLAKKEFKARKTNFISFYNKKLEKFERLEKLINKWENLINKNPDLNVSAFFLSLDEQVYAEIKSEIKLSAASSIKVPILIILLTMLDREEIFWNEKLILSKDTIGSGSGWMSYQEIGDRFPIYEVATEMIRVSDNTATNLLIKRIGGINIVNQKFKEIGLNNTQINNYLPDLDGTNLTSTKDLSLAMSLVDNGSLLNVSSRDIFRDIMSKSKTNTLIPSGILRGLGKESKDTDYRLSLKGYLVHNKTGDIGISYSDTALIQTPHNSKAFASFIVKGPFNDPRSPELIRNLSAELVPFLVPDQKSSKQN